The following are from one region of the bacterium genome:
- a CDS encoding radical SAM protein, whose protein sequence is MKRQIKGTATQLQRKLIAARGRLRGDRFLKIVLDSVNTCNLRCRMCFFGAFPQLPKREVWTLEQYSKLAREAFPRTQTLTLSCATEPLLNPKIAEFVQIAKDHGVPQISMVTNGQMLNEARIEALVRGGLTTLMVSMDGAKPETYEAIRVGGNYKRLVENLRTLAKVKERLGSSTPNVTFNYVLMRSNLDEVEEFIDLAVDLGGVAVDFRHIVPYDEADIADEMLDETMWTSERVEATRAACERAGLHIVRLPVKPDDYVDTVDECGLPFEMAVIRHTGDVTPCGHWTDETMGNIFEDGFWSVWRGKRYRYVRSHVNSTCPPDACRECLLRSFTQLESGRSISLLTTAKVNRGEK, encoded by the coding sequence ATGAAGCGGCAAATCAAAGGAACAGCAACGCAACTGCAGCGAAAACTGATCGCTGCGCGCGGACGGCTGCGCGGCGACCGGTTCCTGAAGATCGTTCTGGATTCGGTGAATACGTGCAACCTGCGATGCCGGATGTGTTTCTTCGGCGCCTTTCCCCAGTTGCCGAAGCGCGAGGTCTGGACGCTGGAGCAGTACAGCAAGTTGGCGCGCGAGGCATTCCCGCGGACGCAGACGTTGACGCTGTCCTGCGCGACGGAGCCGCTGCTGAATCCGAAGATTGCGGAGTTCGTGCAGATCGCGAAGGACCACGGCGTGCCGCAAATCAGTATGGTCACGAACGGCCAGATGTTGAACGAGGCGCGTATCGAGGCGTTGGTGCGCGGCGGGCTGACGACGCTGATGGTCTCGATGGACGGTGCGAAGCCGGAGACCTATGAGGCGATCCGCGTGGGCGGCAACTACAAGCGACTCGTCGAGAATCTGAGGACGCTGGCGAAGGTGAAGGAGCGGCTGGGGTCCAGTACGCCCAATGTCACCTTCAACTACGTGCTGATGCGCAGTAACCTGGATGAGGTGGAGGAGTTCATCGATCTGGCGGTAGACCTGGGCGGCGTGGCGGTGGACTTCCGCCATATCGTGCCCTACGACGAGGCCGACATCGCCGACGAGATGCTGGACGAGACGATGTGGACGTCGGAGAGGGTGGAGGCGACGCGGGCGGCGTGCGAGCGCGCGGGCCTGCACATCGTTCGCCTGCCGGTGAAGCCCGACGACTACGTCGATACGGTCGATGAGTGCGGGCTGCCTTTCGAGATGGCGGTGATCCGGCACACCGGCGACGTGACGCCGTGCGGGCACTGGACCGACGAGACGATGGGCAACATCTTCGAGGACGGTTTCTGGTCCGTGTGGCGCGGAAAGCGATATCGGTACGTCCGCAGCCATGTGAATTCGACGTGTCCGCCGGACGCCTGCCGCGAGTGCCTGTTGCGCTCGTTCACGCAGTTGGAGAGCGGGCGGTCGATCTCGCTGCTGACCACGGCCAAGGTCAACCGCGGCGAGAAGTAG
- a CDS encoding sigma-54 dependent transcriptional regulator → MPHKILIVDDEKNTREGLKWALEPQVGEVLLAGDGEQALLMLGDNPVDLVISDLRMPKVDGMELLQHVREEFPETEFVILTGHGTVETAVDAMKSGAFDYMIKPVNLDELKLLIERVFERRELKRENERLRREVNERYGFENIVGNSQPMQRIFQIIRQVAPTKANVLVQGDTGTGKELVARAIHYNSPRRTKPFVAVNCGALSQSLLESELFGHEKGAFTGAVKTRAGRFEAADKGTIFLDEISETTPEFQVKLLRVLQEHEFERVGGGKPIKVDVRVIAATNRDLREEVEKGNFREDLFYRLNVIKIDIPALRERSEDIPLLVHHFLNEFGKENGRQLSISPKAMQMLQNYSWPGNVRRLRTMIESVSILTPGKEITPKDLPEEVREDTAAGHQLKLTVGMTLRDAERELIRATLADLGGNKAKVARTLGIGRKTLYRKMDEYEIDLDQGKDE, encoded by the coding sequence ATGCCACACAAGATTTTGATCGTCGATGATGAGAAGAACACCCGCGAGGGGCTGAAGTGGGCCCTGGAGCCGCAGGTGGGCGAGGTGCTGCTGGCCGGAGACGGCGAGCAGGCGTTGCTGATGCTCGGCGACAACCCGGTGGATCTGGTGATTTCCGACCTTCGGATGCCGAAGGTGGACGGCATGGAGTTGCTCCAGCACGTCCGCGAGGAGTTCCCGGAGACGGAGTTTGTGATCTTGACCGGGCACGGGACGGTGGAGACGGCGGTGGACGCGATGAAGTCGGGCGCGTTCGACTACATGATCAAGCCTGTGAACCTGGACGAGCTGAAGCTGCTGATCGAACGCGTGTTCGAACGGCGCGAGCTGAAGCGCGAGAATGAGCGCCTGCGCCGCGAGGTGAACGAGCGGTACGGGTTCGAGAACATTGTGGGCAATTCGCAGCCGATGCAGCGGATCTTCCAGATCATCCGCCAGGTAGCGCCGACGAAGGCGAACGTGCTGGTCCAGGGCGACACGGGAACGGGCAAGGAATTGGTGGCGCGGGCGATTCACTACAACAGCCCGCGGCGGACGAAGCCTTTCGTGGCGGTGAACTGCGGAGCGCTGAGCCAGTCGCTGCTGGAGAGCGAGCTGTTCGGGCACGAGAAGGGTGCGTTCACGGGCGCGGTGAAGACGCGCGCCGGGCGCTTCGAGGCGGCGGACAAGGGAACGATTTTTCTCGACGAAATCAGCGAGACGACGCCGGAGTTCCAGGTGAAGTTGCTGCGCGTTCTGCAGGAGCATGAGTTCGAGCGTGTCGGCGGCGGCAAACCGATCAAGGTGGACGTGCGTGTGATTGCGGCGACGAACCGCGACCTGCGCGAGGAGGTGGAGAAGGGGAATTTCCGTGAGGATCTGTTCTATCGTTTGAATGTGATCAAGATCGATATCCCGGCGCTGCGCGAGCGTTCGGAGGACATTCCGCTGCTCGTGCATCACTTCCTGAACGAGTTCGGGAAGGAGAACGGACGGCAGCTTTCGATTTCGCCCAAGGCGATGCAGATGCTGCAGAATTATTCGTGGCCGGGCAATGTGCGTCGGCTGCGGACGATGATCGAAAGCGTTTCGATCCTGACGCCGGGCAAGGAGATTACTCCGAAGGACTTGCCGGAGGAGGTGCGGGAAGATACGGCGGCGGGCCATCAGTTGAAGCTGACGGTGGGCATGACCTTGCGCGATGCGGAACGCGAGCTGATCCGGGCGACGCTGGCGGACCTGGGAGGGAACAAGGCGAAGGTCGCGCGGACGCTCGGGATCGGGCGGAAGACGCTGTATCGCAAGATGGATGAGTACGAGATCGATCTGGATCAGGGGAAGGACGAGTAG